A region of the Halococcus agarilyticus genome:
GCCGACTTCGACGGCGACGAGATGAACATGCACGCCCTCCAGAACGAGGAGGCGCGTGCGGAGGCCCGCGTGCTGATGCGTGTCCAGGAGCAGATCCTCTCGCCGCGGTTCGGCGAGAACATCATCGGCGCGATTCAGGACCACGTCTCGGGGACGTACCTCCTCACTAACGCCGACGGCGAGCCCGGCGAAGTCGAGGGGGACGACGGAGTCCCACGGTTCAACGAGACCCAGGCGCTCGACCTGCTCCGGGCGACCGCGGTCGACGGGCTGCCCGAACACGATGGCACGGCGGACGACCGGCCGTACTGGACCGGCCGGACGATCTTCTCCGAACTCCTGCCCGGCGCACTCGACCTCGAGTTCGGCTCGTCGGCGGGCGACACGGTCGTGATCGAGAACGGCCAGCTGATTCAGGGCACCGTCGACGAGGACGCGGTCGGCGCGTTCGGCGGCGAGATCGTCGACGCCATCGTGAAGAAACACGGCGAGACGCGCGCCCGCGTGTTCATCAACGAGGTCGCGTCGCTCGCGATGCGCGCGATCATGCACTTCGGCTTCAGTCTGGGGATCGACGACGAGTCGATCCCGGAGGCCGCCGAGACCCAGATCGACGAGAGCATCGCGAACGCCTACGAGCGGATCGACGAACTCATCACCACCTACGAGGACGACGAGCTCGAATCGCTGCCCGGTCGAACGGTCGACGAGACCCTCGAGATGAAGATCATGCAGACGCTCGGGAAGGCCCGCGACTCCGCCGGCGACATCGCGGAGGACCACTTCGCGGAGGACAACCCCGCGGTCATCATGGCCGAGTCGGGCGCGCGTGGCTCGATGCTCAACCTCACTCAGATGGCGGCTTGCGTCGGTCAGCAGGCGGTCCGTGGCGAGCGGATCAATCGCGGGTACGAGGACCGCACGCTGAGTCACTACAAACCCGACGACCTCTCGGCGGAGGCCCACGGGTTCGTCGAGCACTCCTATCGCGGCGGGCTCACGCCCCGGGAGTTCTTCTTCCACGCGATGGGTGGCCGCGAGGGCCTCGTGGATACCGCAGTGCGAACCTCGAAGTCGGGCTACCTCCAGCGCCGCCTGATCAACGCGCTGTCGGAGCTCGAAACCCAGTACGACGGCACCGTCCGGGACACGAACGACAACATCGTCCAGTTCGAGTTCGGCGAGGACGGCACCAGTCCGGTGGAGGTCTCTTCGAGCGCCGACCACGAGATCGACGTCGAGTCGATCGCGGACGACGTCCTCGCGGCGGAGTTCGAGGACGAGGGCGAGGCGTTCATCGCCGAGCCGACGACCAACCTCTCGGAGGCCGCCGACGATCGGATGGTCGACGATCGCAACGACTCGCCGATCGAGGTGCCACAGGTGAACGATGACTGAGATCACGAGCCGGATCGAGACGACGGTCGAGGGGACCGACCTCCCGAAACGACTCAAGGACGAGGTGTACGAAGCGATCGAGGCCCGCGAGGTGACGGCCGAGGAGGCCGACGAGATCGCGGGTGCGGTCGAGGAGCAGTACCTCGACAGTCGGGTCGACCCGCTCGATCCTGTGGGTACTGTCTCGGCCCAGTCGATCGGGGAGCCAGGCACCCAGATGACGATGAACACGTTCCACTACGCGGGCGTGGCGGAGATCGACGTCACCCAGGGGTTGCCGCGGCTGATCGAGCTCGTCGACGCGCGGAAGACGCCCGACACGCCGACGATGCACGTCTTCCTCGACGAGGAGCACGCCGCCGACCGCGAGCGCGCCCACGAGGTCGTCTGGCGGATCGAGGCGACCCGCATTCTGGCGCTCGGGGACGTCTCGACCAACGTCGCCGACATGCTCGTTCAGGTCGATCTGAACGAGCAGACCTTAGAGGAGCGGATGATCACGCCGGAGGAGGTCGCGGAGATCATCGAGGACAGTCTCGGCGTGGAGGTCATCCAGTCGGGGACCACCGTCGAGTTCGGCCCCGACCAGCCGAGCTATCGCGACCTGCTCCAGCTCGTCGAGGAGCTGCGCGAGATCGTGTTCAAGGGGATCGACGAGGTCTCGCGGGTCGTGATCCGAAAGGAGGAGACCGATCGGGGCGAGGAGTTCGTGCTCTACACCGAGGGGTCGGCGTTCGGCGACGTGCTCGAGATCGAGGGCGTCGACGCCTCCCGCAGCACCTGCAACAACATCCACGAGATCCACCGGAACCTCGGGGTCGAGGCCGCACGCGAGACCATCATCGAGGAGACGATGAACACGCTCGAAGAGCAGGGGCTCGGCGACGTCAACATCCGCCACCTCATGCTGGTCGCGGACATCATGACCGCCGAGGGCACGATCGAGTCGATCGGCCGCCACGGCATCTCGGGCTCGAAGGACTCGGTGCTCGCCCGTGCCGCCTTCGAGGTCACGGTCAACCATCTGCTCGACGCGGCGGTCCACGGCGAGATCGACGACCTCAACGGCGTGACCGAGAACGTCATCGTCGGCAAGCCGATCAAGCTCGGCACCGGCGACGTCAACCTCCGGATGGGCGGCACGAGCGGGGCGGCCGGCGGCGCGGACGACGAGACTCGCGCGGACTGAGATGCGCGTGACGCTCTCGGACGCGGCGCGCCGACACATCGCGCTGTTCGAGGACGTCACGGGCGCGCCCGCCGTCGACTGTCTGTTCGACGACGCGAACGACCGGGTCTGCTTTCTGGTGGCCGCCGGCGAGATGGCCGACGCGATCGGTCCCGACGGCCGAACGGTCGAAAAGGTCGAGGAGCGCCTCGATCGGTCCGTCACCCTCGTCGAGAACGCCGATACACCCGAGGCGTTCGTCGCCAACGCGCTCGCGCCCGCCGCGGTCTACAACGTCACGATCAGCGAGAACCGGGATACCGTGGCCTATGCGGAGGTCGACCGGGCCGACCGGGGCGCGGCGATCGGCACGGACGGCCGGCGGATCGAGACCGCGCGGCGGCTGGCGAAGCGCCACTTCGATATCGACGACATCGAACTCGCGTAGCGTTCTCGTGGAGAGAGACCGAAAGCGGTGAACAGTTTGGAGGATGGGAGAGGAGAGAACGAGAGCAGAACCGCGACTGCCGGTGCAAATGAGAGACCGCCACCGCTCCGCAAACCACACCGCCCCGCAACGGCCACACGCCTCCCCAGCCGATTCCTTCGTTCCGCTCGCTGCGCTCGCGTCGCTCAGTCATCCCTCGCACGAGCGGGCGCGCTCCTGCACCGCAGCGCGCCCGCCGCGCGCCAACCAAACCCAAAATCCACACCGACAAGCGCGCCGCGTCGACACGGCCATTCGAACCCCGAAAAGGGAGGCTTAAGTGTGCCCGTCGGATAATCGACCCATATGGCCAACGGCAAGTACGCGGCGCGGAAACTCAAGAAGGACCGCCAGAGCCACCGGTGGTCCGACTCGGAGTACGCCCGGCGGGAGCGCGGGCTGCGCGAGCAGTCGGACCCGCTCGAAGGCGCTCCGCAAGGACGTGGCATCGTGCTCGAAAAGGTCGGCATCGAGGCCAAGCAGCCGAACTCCGCGATCCGAAAGTGTGTCCGGGTTCAGCTCATCAAAAACGGCAAGCAGGTCTCGGCGTTCTGTCCCGGCGATGGCGCAATTTCGTTCATCGACGAGCACGACGAGGTCACGATCGCGGGCATCGGCGGCGCGAAGGGCCGCGCGATGGGCGACATCTCGGGCGTGAACTACAAAGTCGAGAAGGTCAACGGCGTGAGCCTGATCGAACTCGTCCGCGGGAACGCGGAGAAGCCGGTGCGATAATGTCCGCCGAAGAGGACGCCCCCGAGCCGGAGAAACCCGCCGGGACCGACGAGGAGAGCGAA
Encoded here:
- the rpoA2 gene encoding DNA-directed RNA polymerase subunit A''; its protein translation is MTEITSRIETTVEGTDLPKRLKDEVYEAIEAREVTAEEADEIAGAVEEQYLDSRVDPLDPVGTVSAQSIGEPGTQMTMNTFHYAGVAEIDVTQGLPRLIELVDARKTPDTPTMHVFLDEEHAADRERAHEVVWRIEATRILALGDVSTNVADMLVQVDLNEQTLEERMITPEEVAEIIEDSLGVEVIQSGTTVEFGPDQPSYRDLLQLVEELREIVFKGIDEVSRVVIRKEETDRGEEFVLYTEGSAFGDVLEIEGVDASRSTCNNIHEIHRNLGVEAARETIIEETMNTLEEQGLGDVNIRHLMLVADIMTAEGTIESIGRHGISGSKDSVLARAAFEVTVNHLLDAAVHGEIDDLNGVTENVIVGKPIKLGTGDVNLRMGGTSGAAGGADDETRAD
- a CDS encoding NusA-like transcription termination signal-binding factor; this translates as MRVTLSDAARRHIALFEDVTGAPAVDCLFDDANDRVCFLVAAGEMADAIGPDGRTVEKVEERLDRSVTLVENADTPEAFVANALAPAAVYNVTISENRDTVAYAEVDRADRGAAIGTDGRRIETARRLAKRHFDIDDIELA
- a CDS encoding 30S ribosomal protein S12; the protein is MANGKYAARKLKKDRQSHRWSDSEYARRERGLREQSDPLEGAPQGRGIVLEKVGIEAKQPNSAIRKCVRVQLIKNGKQVSAFCPGDGAISFIDEHDEVTIAGIGGAKGRAMGDISGVNYKVEKVNGVSLIELVRGNAEKPVR